GCGTCCAACCGACGTGAACCGTCGGTGGTCAAGGAAGCCAAAAGGCGGATTTTGGAGAGATGGTCGGTGGTATCGTCAACTGTTAGTGGCGAGGAAGAAACGGGAGCACGTAGAAGTGTGGGCACACTAGGTGAGATGCTCACAATCCCTGAAGGGAAAAAGGATCAGGAGTGTGGGGAAATAACATTAGAGAGCAGATCGCCTGAGCTGGATACCGCAGATCCTTTCTCATGTTTGCCAAGGTCTCGGTCTCTTCCAGTTTCTTTGTCTTATGGAGGCAGGGAGTCGAACAGGGTTACAGTTGGTTCTCaggaagctgacaatgaaaaaagTAGGAAGTCATCATCATTTAGGGGAAGAGTTTCCAGCCTGTTCTCTAAAAACAAGAAATCTGCTAGGGAGAAGTTAGGTCCACCTGGAGTTTTGTCTGCTAATAATACACTCAAGAATGGAGGTGCCGTGGCTATTAGTGATGGCAGTGAAGGATCTAGCCATTTTACACTGGAGAATCCACATAAAACTACTTTGCTTGATGCTGACGACGATGCTCTGCAAAGACTCATGGCTAGTTCTTGTCACACTAATAATGTGGCCAGCATCCCTGCCAAGGTAATTGCCCAAAAAGTTATCTTATTACAGCTATTGCCGTACCTTTTCTTTTTACAGACCTGTAGATTTCTTATTACAGGTGTTATTCGTACTTCTTTGGCCAAGTTAAATTACTAAATTTTTGCTCTGTTCTGTTAGGGTGTTTCTCCTTTGCCAAGTCTTGGTGTCCCAGGATTCTTCGGCGAGTCTCAAGACCAACCAAGCCCTGTGTCCGTACTGGACCCGGATGGACCGTTTCTCTGTGATAATAATAGGAGGCTACTGTACTCAACTGAAAATTTCATCACCGCATCCCCACGTGAGCTGTTAACCAATCTCATCAAACTATTAACTGAAAGAGTATCGTTGTGTAATGGCATTCATCATTGTGTCTCTGCAGAAATCGTGTCCAGGTCTCCACTTATCGGATCATTTTCAAGATCCTTGTCATGGGAAGAGCCCCCATCGGAAGTCATGTCGCCAAATTCTTTGAGACTAGCAAGGCTTTTCTCCAAGGCTGATGACGACCAAGACTCGTTGACGATTATCCAGAAGCTAGTCTCCTCAGCTGGCATGGATAGAAAAAGTTGCGTATTAGCCAGCCCTCTTGACCTGAAGTTGCTTGAGAAGTTGTCGGATCACCAAGCAGTGGAGATCAAGTCGAGGGAAAGGCGGTCGAAAGAGAGGCTTCTCTTTGATGCCATCAACGAGGCGCTCACGAAGCTCACTTGGACAGCGGAATTGTCCGCTTACCCATGGGGTCGGACATGTCGTTCGCAACGCAAAGATCACGATGATGATTCCTCCTGTAACTCCGCGGCCGATGAAATTTGGCGGGTCATAAGGAACTGGTCGATACTCGACAAGTATCCACCCGGTGAAGTCATCGAGAGGaaccttcttctggagatgatcCTCAAGAGGGAGGTGGTGGagaccgccaccgccaccgccgacacGACTCGGCTGGAGACGTTTGAGGTCTGCGCCATGGTCTGCACGGTGGTTCTGGAGGACCTGCTTGAGGAGGCCCTTGTAGATTTTGACTAACAGCACCTAGTGAGGTAC
Above is a window of Triticum aestivum cultivar Chinese Spring chromosome 6B, IWGSC CS RefSeq v2.1, whole genome shotgun sequence DNA encoding:
- the LOC123139843 gene encoding uncharacterized protein isoform X2; translated protein: MKGAQDRKQKKKQELQVLAPFPGCLGRVINMFDLSNGVVATKMLTDKAHRDVSPAGKDRSGGLKMAGNQFPSHMEDKHRDSQQRRSSPTKRSNSPTNRSGVSPVKMLMEQDMWREGAPDDEPLNVVARLMGLNDAPAAHQSDLVSGRRFSKEDDGRNVKPKKESKCHQNQKAGSRHEETWSSLRDQPSKIDSSNNRHQGKDPSSERRMSLVREKFAEAKRLATDEKLLHSKEFQEALQFLSSNKDLFLKFLDEPTPLLSNNHYGFEPVAPPSEIKQITILKPSESVKRKGNIHVGRHLYSEGNEAEGNRGWRHQSLNVNPANSTLSEPTRIVVLKPGFPKSHEDTIPVSSLESSTEADSEDDSVMAVDETVSSRRLAKEITWQMRMRLKESQDEDSSLSYEYHDTYNENSSFSKSEVETAKEVSGEISEDLEFGTPTSGRSWDFLSRSESPYSASCSSQASNRREPSVVKEAKRRILERWSVVSSTVSGEEETGARRSVGTLGEMLTIPEGKKDQECGEITLESRSPELDTADPFSCLPRSRSLPVSLSYGGRESNRVTVGSQEADNEKSRKSSSFRGRVSSLFSKNKKSAREKLGPPGVLSANNTLKNGGAVAISDGSEGSSHFTLENPHKTTLLDADDDALQRLMASSCHTNNVASIPAKGVSPLPSLGVPGFFGESQDQPSPVSVLDPDGPFLCDNNRRLLYSTENFITASPQIVSRSPLIGSFSRSLSWEEPPSEVMSPNSLRLARLFSKADDDQDSLTIIQKLVSSAGMDRKSCVLASPLDLKLLEKLSDHQAVEIKSRERRSKERLLFDAINEALTKLTWTAELSAYPWGRTCRSQRKDHDDDSSCNSAADEIWRVIRNWSILDKYPPGEVIERNLLLEMILKREVVETATATADTTRLETFEVCAMVCTVVLEDLLEEALVDFD